Proteins encoded together in one Vigna angularis cultivar LongXiaoDou No.4 chromosome 5, ASM1680809v1, whole genome shotgun sequence window:
- the LOC108323687 gene encoding uncharacterized protein LOC108323687, with translation MKGCGESINDMMIMERIMRSLPRKFDYIVIAIEESKDLSKMKIEELQSSLEAHEMRMIDRNPVNNDEQAFKVHHSRNDEKKKSKKWKGKHTKGSWKDYKTKDDQDDKSVLVEKDRRVEKNYPKKDKRSIECFNCHKYGHFSYECYAEKGKQKKHQGKEARVAQEDSDSELLTLMVTTSVESSSSYADLWYLNSGCSNHMTCHQEWLINFDAMKKSKVKFADDSTLKVEGMGYVFEGRIARML, from the coding sequence ATGAAAGGGTGCGGGGAATCCATCAATGATATGATGATCATGGAGAGAATTATGAGATCGTTACCACGAAAGTTTGACTATATAGTTATTGCAATAGAAGAGTCTAAAGATCTTTCAAAGATGAAGATTGAAGAGCTTCAGAGTTCACTAGAAGCCCATGAAATGAGGATGATTGATAGGAATCCAGTCAACAACGATGAACAGGCCTTCAAAGTGCACCATTCAAGAAATGATGagaagaaaaagtcaaagaagTGGAAAGGGAAACATACAAAAGGGAGTTGGAAGGATTATAAGACTAAGGATGATCAGGATGATAAGTCTGTATTAGTGGAGAAAGATAGAAGAGTAGAGAAGAATTATCCAAAGAAGGATAAAAGAAGTATCGAATGCTTCAACTGTCACAAGTATGGACATTTCTCATATGAGTGTTATGCGGAGAAAGGGAAACAGAAGAAACATCAAGGAAAAGAAGCGCGTGTTGCTCAGGAGGATTCAGATTCAGAACTGCTAACCTTGATGGTGACTACTTCGGTTGAAAGCTCTAGTTCTTATGCTGACTTATGGTACCTAAACTCTGGGTGCTCAAACCATATGACGTGCCATCAAGAATGGCTAATCAATTTTGATGCCATGAAGAAGAGTAAAGTAAAGTTTGCAGATGACAGTACTCTGAAGGTGGAGGGCATGGGATATGTTTTCGAAGGAAGAATAGCTCGCATGCTATGA
- the LOC128196596 gene encoding secreted RxLR effector protein 161-like: protein MDSPKKLHMLAAKRVLRYVRGTTDFGILFPIGSNKNDVGDLKLVGFTDSNHGGDCVERKSTSGYIFMLNGSPISWCSKKQPVVALSNYEAEYIAHSYAACQGV from the coding sequence ATGGACAGTCCAAAGAAATTGCATATGCTTGCAGCCAAGAGGGTGTTGAGGTACGTTAGAGGCACTACAGACTTTGGGATATTATTTCCAATTGGAAGTAATAAGAATGATGTAGGAGACTTGAAACTTGTTGGCTTCACGGATTCAAACCATGGTGGTGATTGTGTTGAGAGGAAAAGTACATCAGGTTATATATTCATGCTAAATGGTTCACCCATTTCATGGTGTTCCAAGAAGCAGCCAGTGGTGGCGCTATCCAATTATGAAGCGGAATACATAGCACATAGTTATGCAGCATGTCAAGGGGTATGA
- the LOC108326371 gene encoding uncharacterized protein LOC108326371 has translation MMALENSENMQINCEASLKCLPGKVFPCNFQSNGSSMEGFTEVKNEPGTHPAGDVTEPNCHLGSEFLEPSNEFHSKPTYHQNYSTWTPCHFSAHKVQQCQMNGFDGHFYPYPVENQLQYVPINMVAQGYPREQYQEFQYFVVIDFEATCDKDKNPHPQEIIEFPSVIVSSITGQLEACFQTYVRPTCNHVLSDFCKDLTGIQQIQVDRGVTLSEALLRHDKWLEKKGIKNSNFAVVTWSNWDCRVMLESECRFKKIRKPPYFNRWINLRVPFREVFGAVRCNLKEAVEIAGLVWQGRQHCGLDDAKNTARLLALLMHRGFKFSITNNMMWQGPSDTSVGSKQSPEQPIIFPHCPYTAKDVTALTAQYNPCCYCGVKSSRGMVRKPGPKQGSLFFGCGNWTATRGARCHYFEWASN, from the exons ATGATGGCCCTTGAAAATTCGG AAAATATGCAAATAAACTGTGAGGCATCTTTAAAATGCCTCCCGGGCAAGGTATTTCCTTGCAATTTTCAGAGTAATGGAAGTTCTATGGAAGGTTTTACAGAGGTTAAAAATGAGCCTGGTACTCACCCAGCTGGGGATGTTACTGAGCCTAACTGCCATTTGGGCAGTGAGTTTCTTGAGCCTTCCAATGAATTTCACAGCAAACCTACTTATCATCAAAACTACAGCACCTGGACACCCTGCCATTTTAGTGCTCACAAGGTGCAGCAATGCCAAATGAATGGTTTTGATGGCCATTTTTATCCTTATCCTGTTGAGAACCAGCTTCAGTATGTTCCAATTAACATGGTTGCTCAAGGTTATCCACGTGAGCAATATCAAGAATTTCAGTATTTTGTGGTGATAGACTTTGAGGCTACCTGTGACAAGGATAAAAATCCCCACCCTCAAGAAATAATTGAGTTTCCATCTGTTATAGTGAGTAGCATCACTGGCCAGCTGGAAGCTTGTTTTCAAACATATGTGAGGCCTACCTGCAATCATGTGCTGAGTGACTTCTGCAAGGATTTGACTGGTATCCAGCAAATTCAG GTGGACAGAGGTGTTACATTGAGTGAGGCTCTACTTAGGCATGACAAATGGCTTGAGAAGAAGGGAATAAAGAATTCCAACTTTGCTGTGGTTACATGGTCTAACTGGGATTGTAGGGTGATGCTTGAATCTGAGTGCCGATTTAAAAAAATACGGAAGCCTCCTTACTTTAACCG CTGGATCAACTTAAGGGTTCCTTTCCGTGAGGTATTTGGTGCTGTGAGGTGCAATCTAAAGGAAGCTGTTGAGATAGCGGGCCTGGTCTGGCAGGGCCGTCAACATTGTGGCCTTGATGATGCCAAAAATACTGCTCGCCTGTTGGCATTGCTCATGCACCGGGGTTTTAAATTTTCCATTACCAATAACATGATGTGGCAGGGACCTTCTGATACGTCAGTGGGTTCGAAACAGTCTCCAGAACAACCAATCATTTTCCCCCATTGCCCCTACACAGCAAAGGATGTCACCGCCCTCACGGCTCAGTATAACCCTTGTTGCTACTGTGGGGTGAAAAGCAGCAGGGGCATGGTGAGGAAGCCAGGTCCCAAGCAAGGGAGCCTTTTCTTTGGATGTGGAAATTGGACTGCAACTAGAGGTGCTCGCTGCCATTACTTTGAATGGGCTTCTAACTGA